The Streptomyces griseiscabiei genomic sequence GGACGCGAGAAGGTGCTGCGGCTGCTGGTCGGGGGCTGGGGGAAGTGGGCGGACGGCCTGGACTTCTCCCTGGCCGAGGTCAACGGCTCCCCCGCGCTGCTCGCCCGGTCCGGGGACACGCTCGCGTTCACCGTGTCCTTCGCGTTCCGGGGCGGTGTCGTCACGGACGTGCGGGCCGTGCTGAATCCGGACAAGCTGGAGTTCGCGGGACGGCAGCTGACCGACGCGTGACCGGACGGGCGCGCCGGCGGCCGTAGGGCGACTCCGGCCGGGAGCGTCGGGGTGTACGAAGGGCGGGACAGCATGAGCACGATCCTGGTGACCGGTGGCACCGGCGTCCTCGGCCGGCCCCTCACCGAGCGGCTGCGGGCCGCCGGGCACGAGGTGCGGGTGCTCAGCCGGCGCACCCAGCCGTACGCCGTCGATCTCGTCGCGGGCGGGAGCGGGCTGGACACGGCCGTGGCGGGGGTCGACACGATCGTGCACTGTGCGACGTCGCAGCACCGGGGTGACGACGAGCGGGCCGCGGCACATCTGATCGCGGCGGCGCGGCGGGCCGGGGTGCGGCACCTGGTCTACATCTCGATCGTCGGGGTGGACCGGGTGCCGTACGGCTACTACCGGTCCAAGCTGGCCGTCGAGCGGCTGGTCGAGGGGTCGGGGCTGGGGTGGACGATCCTGCGCGCGACCCAGTTCCACGACCTCCTCGTGCTGCTCTTCCAGACCCTCGCCAAGCCGCCGGTCATGATGCTTCCCGCCGGGGTGAGCGATCAGCCCGTCGCCGTCACCGAGGTCGCGGCGCGGCTGGCGGAGCTGGCCTCGGGCGCCCCCGCCGGCCGCGTCGAGGACCTCGGCGGCCCCGAGGTCCTCACCCTCCCCCAGCTGGCCCGCGCCTACCTGGCCGCCACCGGCCGCCGCCGTCCCCTGCTGAACGTCCCCCTGTTCGGCAGGGCGTACCAGGCCTTCAGGGCCGGGCACCATCTCGCTCCGGGGCGGGCCGTGGGGAGGGGGACGTTCGGGGAGTACGTGGGGGAGCGGTTCGGGGAGGTGCGGGAGAAGGGGAAAGGGTGACCCCTTAGCGCGCGGGCGGTGCGAACAGCTCGTCCTGTGCCGCGTCCCTGGCCATGAGCAGCGCGCCGCGCAGTACGGCGGCTCCGCCCAGGCCACTGGCCCGGACCTCGGTGGGCAGCGGCGACATGGCCGCCAGCCGCGCCCCCACCCGGACGGCGAACTCCTCGCCACCGGCCTGCCCGACCTCACCCCCGAGCACCACGCGACCGGGGTCCAGTACGGCCACGACCGAGGCGGCGCCCACGGCCACACGGTCGGCGAGGGCGTCGAGGAAGCGGGCCTCGGGCGCCGCCGAGGCGTGGGATCCGTCCGCCGGTGTCACGCCCGGGGCGGCCGTCGACGCGGCTGAGGCGGCGGTCGGCAGCCCGGCCGCCGCCGCTCGTACCAGCGTCGCCGCGTGCGGTTCGCTCGGGGTGGCCTCGGCCGTGATGCCGTGGGCGGTGGCCAGGGCGGTCACCGCCGCCGCGCCGGCGAGGGAGTGGAAGCCGCCCTCGCAGTCGGTGGCCGAGGGGACCGTGGGCGTGCCCGGGACCGGGAGGAAGCCGATCTCGCCGGTACCGCCGGAGGCGCCCCGGCGGAGGTGACCGTCGAGGACGACGGCGGCGCCGGTGCCGAGGCCGAGCCAGAGGAGGACGAAGGTGTCGCGGTCGCGGGCGGCGCCGTCCCGCTGTTCGGCAAGGGCGGCCAGGTTGGTCTCGTTCTCGACGAGGACGCGGGCGCCGAGCCGTTCGCCGAGCGCGGCCGCCAGGCGGCGGTGCCACTCGGGGAGGCCACTGGAGTTCCGGAGTTCACCCGTGGCCGGGTCGATCAGGCCGGGCGCGCCGATCGCCACCGTGTGCAGCCGGTCGGCGCCCGCCTCCTTCGCGGCCCGCTCCACCAGGGTGACCGCCTGCTCGACCGCGGGGCCGGTGCCGGTGTCGTCCGCGATCGGGACGGACGCCCTCGCCAGCTCCGTACCGACCAGGTCGGCGACGACGACCGTGACGCCCTCGGTGCGCACATCGAGCGCGGCGAGGTGCGCGCGGTCCGCGACGATGCCGTGGAGGCGGGCGTTGGGCCCGCGCCGCTGTTCCCCGGACTCCCCCACGACCTCGATCAGCCCGGCGGCCGTGAGGCGCTCCACGAGGTCGGCGACCGTCGGCCGGGACAGACCCGTGAGCCGCTTCAACTGCCCGGCCGTCAGCGGTCCTTCCTGCTGCAGCAGCCGCAGGGCGAGCCGGTCGTTGATGGCTCGGGCGGTGCTGGGTGATGCGGGCATGCCGGGATCCTTCCAGATCGGCGCCGCCGTACGGGCGTGGGGCCTCGGGCTCAGGCTCTCTTTCTATCAGGCAGGGTTCCTGATAGTTTACGGCGTCGTGACGGGGGCGGGGTGGGCCGAGCCCCTCGGGGAACCGGGAATCCGAGACCCCCTCGGGGCCCGACATCAGGGAGGCGGAGAATGAGTGCGGTGGTCTACGAGCAGCGCGAGGTGAGGCGGGCACGGTACGCCGTGGCGGCCGTGTTCGCCGTGCACGGCGCCGTCACCGGCTCGTTCGCGACCCGCGTGCCGTGGATCGCGGACCACTCCGGGGTCAGCGCGGGTCAGCTGGGCCTGGCTCTGGCGTTCCCGGCGATCGGCGCGTCCCTGGCCATGCCGCTCGCGGGCCGGATCAGCCACCGTTTCGGGGCCCGTGCCGCGCTGCGCGGGCTGCTGTCGATGTGGACGCTCGCGCTGATCCTTCCGTCGCTGGCGCCGAACCTCTGGACGCTCTGCTTCGCCCTGTTCGTCTACGGCGCCTCGGCCGGTATGGCGGACGTCGCCATGAACGCGCTCGGCGTGGAGGTCGAGAGCCGCCTCGGCAAGTCGATCATGTCCGGTCTGCACGGCATGTGGAGCGCGGGCGCCCTCGTCGGCTCGGCGGCCGGCACCCTCGCCGCCCATCTGGGCTCGGACGCCCGGCTGCACCACGCGCTCGCGGCGGCCGTGCTCACCGCCCTCGGCCTCGTCTCCTGCCAGTGGGTGCTGGATCTGCGGCCCACCGAGGACGAGGAGCCGCCGCCCCGGTTCGCACTGCCGCCGAAGTCGGCGCTGCTGATCGGCGCGGTCGGGTTCTGCGCGGTGTTCGCGGAGGGGGCGGCACTGGACTGGTCGGCGGTCTATCTGCGGGACCAGTTGGAGACGTCGGCCGGGCTGGCGGCGGCGTGCACCACCGGCTTCATGCTGACCATGGCGGTGGCCCGGCTCGCGGGCGACGCGGTGGTGAACCGCTTCGGCTCGGTCCGTACCGTGCGGGCGAGCGGGGTCCTGGCCGCGCTCGGCGGGGTCCTCATCGTCGTCGCGGAGCAGCCGGCGGTCGCGATGGCCGGGTTCGCGCTGATGGGCCTCGGTATCGCGGTCGTCGTACCGCTCTGCTTCGCCGCCGCCGGCCGCAGCGGGCCGAACCCCAGTCTGGCCATCGCGGGCGTCGCGACCATCACGTACACCTCCGGGCTGGTGGCGCCGAGCGCGATCGGCGGTCTGGCCCAGCTGACCAGCCTGGTGGTGTCGTTCGGCCTGGTGACCGTGCTGGCGTGCGGTCTGGTCGCCTTCGCGGGCGTGCTGCGCACCAGCGACCGGGACCGCCCGCGGGTGACCCGGACGGACCTGCCCGTTCCGGACCCGAAGCCCTGACGACCCGAAGCCCTGACACGGCCGGGCCGCTCCTCGTCGCCCGGCCGGCTCACCCCCGCGCCAGCTCGTACGCGTACCCCGGTGAGAAGGCCCCCGCGCTCCCCCGGCACCCGTCGGACTCGCCCGGCAGTTTCACCCACAGGTAGGCGTCGATGCGGGACTCTCCGGTGCCGAGGGTCGGTGGGCGGCCGAGGCCGCGGCCGGCGGGGTCGCACCACTCGCCGTCGGCCGGGGCTCCGTTGCCGTTGCGGCTGGTGTCGATGACGGCGCCGAGACCCGCGGGGCCGCCGAGCGCGTCGAGGACCCGGCGGTCGTAGGCGACCTCG encodes the following:
- a CDS encoding SDR family oxidoreductase, whose amino-acid sequence is MSTILVTGGTGVLGRPLTERLRAAGHEVRVLSRRTQPYAVDLVAGGSGLDTAVAGVDTIVHCATSQHRGDDERAAAHLIAAARRAGVRHLVYISIVGVDRVPYGYYRSKLAVERLVEGSGLGWTILRATQFHDLLVLLFQTLAKPPVMMLPAGVSDQPVAVTEVAARLAELASGAPAGRVEDLGGPEVLTLPQLARAYLAATGRRRPLLNVPLFGRAYQAFRAGHHLAPGRAVGRGTFGEYVGERFGEVREKGKG
- a CDS encoding MFS transporter: MSAVVYEQREVRRARYAVAAVFAVHGAVTGSFATRVPWIADHSGVSAGQLGLALAFPAIGASLAMPLAGRISHRFGARAALRGLLSMWTLALILPSLAPNLWTLCFALFVYGASAGMADVAMNALGVEVESRLGKSIMSGLHGMWSAGALVGSAAGTLAAHLGSDARLHHALAAAVLTALGLVSCQWVLDLRPTEDEEPPPRFALPPKSALLIGAVGFCAVFAEGAALDWSAVYLRDQLETSAGLAAACTTGFMLTMAVARLAGDAVVNRFGSVRTVRASGVLAALGGVLIVVAEQPAVAMAGFALMGLGIAVVVPLCFAAAGRSGPNPSLAIAGVATITYTSGLVAPSAIGGLAQLTSLVVSFGLVTVLACGLVAFAGVLRTSDRDRPRVTRTDLPVPDPKP
- a CDS encoding ROK family transcriptional regulator yields the protein MPASPSTARAINDRLALRLLQQEGPLTAGQLKRLTGLSRPTVADLVERLTAAGLIEVVGESGEQRRGPNARLHGIVADRAHLAALDVRTEGVTVVVADLVGTELARASVPIADDTGTGPAVEQAVTLVERAAKEAGADRLHTVAIGAPGLIDPATGELRNSSGLPEWHRRLAAALGERLGARVLVENETNLAALAEQRDGAARDRDTFVLLWLGLGTGAAVVLDGHLRRGASGGTGEIGFLPVPGTPTVPSATDCEGGFHSLAGAAAVTALATAHGITAEATPSEPHAATLVRAAAAGLPTAASAASTAAPGVTPADGSHASAAPEARFLDALADRVAVGAASVVAVLDPGRVVLGGEVGQAGGEEFAVRVGARLAAMSPLPTEVRASGLGGAAVLRGALLMARDAAQDELFAPPAR